The following proteins are encoded in a genomic region of Tuberibacillus sp. Marseille-P3662:
- a CDS encoding GNAT family N-acetyltransferase, which produces MRVVKEIQSQQATMQYQRIAQLAFPDLNVMKWPTLKVHPNQHLYGLYENDQLLGGMRLFDFDMNVYGQYMPTGGLGLLAVDLLHKKEKVARDLVQFFIEYYRQQNAAWAMLHPFNTHFYKQMGFGTGTEVRQYHVKPEAFPSHGSKAYLVHLTDSDKPNIMDCYNRFAAHNHGLFYRPKFESELNRSYNAWSIIGYRSYSGRLTGYLIYSFQNDQLLIHEFVYESPAELKALSRFLYDQRDQVDRIVLNTTDEAFYFLLDHPENGYHHMTDGFIADYHESYIAGVGPMYRVLNIKMVLESYGQQHANLTDTRFKLTINDPFMTDVHGDYWVTTSPEGIEVSRSEQSYDFAMKIGISEFSSLMMGTASFQNLYQIGLVELSDPEAYAVIQAIFPATKKPMCMTAF; this is translated from the coding sequence ATGAGAGTAGTTAAGGAAATACAAAGTCAGCAGGCAACCATGCAGTATCAACGAATCGCTCAGCTCGCTTTTCCAGATTTAAACGTGATGAAGTGGCCGACGCTCAAAGTCCATCCCAATCAGCACTTGTACGGATTGTATGAAAATGATCAGCTACTTGGTGGGATGAGGTTATTTGACTTTGACATGAATGTTTATGGACAATACATGCCTACCGGTGGGCTCGGTTTGCTGGCCGTTGATCTTTTGCATAAGAAGGAGAAAGTCGCTCGTGACCTTGTCCAATTCTTTATTGAATACTACCGTCAACAAAACGCTGCATGGGCAATGCTTCACCCCTTCAATACACACTTTTATAAACAGATGGGGTTTGGCACAGGCACTGAAGTGAGACAATACCACGTCAAACCAGAGGCTTTTCCAAGTCATGGATCAAAAGCCTACCTTGTCCACTTAACAGATAGCGATAAGCCCAACATAATGGATTGTTATAATCGTTTTGCTGCACACAATCATGGTTTGTTCTATCGTCCAAAATTCGAAAGTGAACTAAATCGCAGTTACAACGCTTGGTCCATTATTGGATACCGGTCGTACTCTGGTCGATTAACGGGCTATCTCATATATTCCTTTCAAAACGATCAGCTGCTTATCCATGAGTTCGTCTATGAATCACCTGCCGAGTTAAAAGCACTCTCGCGGTTTCTGTACGATCAACGTGACCAAGTTGACCGAATCGTGTTGAATACTACTGACGAAGCGTTTTATTTTCTTTTAGATCATCCGGAAAATGGGTACCACCACATGACGGATGGCTTTATCGCCGATTATCACGAATCTTACATAGCTGGTGTTGGCCCCATGTACCGCGTGCTTAATATTAAAATGGTGCTTGAATCTTATGGACAGCAACACGCCAACCTTACCGATACTCGATTTAAGCTGACCATTAACGATCCGTTTATGACAGACGTTCATGGGGATTATTGGGTCACAACATCTCCAGAAGGTATCGAAGTAAGCCGCAGCGAACAATCCTATGATTTTGCAATGAAGATAGGTATTAGCGAATTTTCCTCCCTTATGATGGGAACCGCATCCTTCCAGAATCTCTATCAAATAGGGCTCGTGGAACTATCTGATCCAGAGGCCTATGCTGTAATCCAAGCGATCTTTCCAGCTACGAAGAAACCAATGTGTATGACGGCTTTTTGA
- a CDS encoding DUF3817 domain-containing protein, with the protein MSKNLPGIFRMIGYAEGVSYLVLLCIAMPLKYIFDYHMVVTIVGGLHGGLFILYILGALIMTVVYRWRIIKTLLAALASVIPFGPFIFDAKFVNN; encoded by the coding sequence ATGTCAAAAAACCTTCCAGGCATATTCCGCATGATCGGCTATGCAGAAGGTGTGTCCTACTTAGTATTACTGTGTATCGCCATGCCTTTAAAGTATATCTTTGACTATCATATGGTCGTCACCATTGTGGGGGGCCTTCACGGCGGCCTGTTTATTCTATATATCCTTGGAGCCCTCATTATGACAGTTGTCTACCGTTGGCGGATAATTAAAACATTGTTAGCCGCATTAGCATCTGTGATCCCGTTTGGCCCGTTTATTTTCGATGCGAAGTTTGTAAACAATTAG
- a CDS encoding nuclease-related domain-containing protein, whose translation MIVKKRSVPLKLEMDEALLRRLVHGHVKRQDIQTDATKRSAGYRGEMSLDYYLDGLPQTEYRIFNDLRLPARHGSVFQIDTLVLSKFFALIIEVKNIAGTLFFDTSFHQLIRSYLDKEEGFIDPLSQVERHKFEWHTFLHNNNLTPLPIETLVSISNPKTILKTTPNNQAVYEKVIHNEQLLNKINELKTKYHNPVMSSNRLDQISECLLQAHQPPAFNILETYGIDKKDIRRGVQCPNCGTFAMKRIVRNWYCPFCQSYSKAAHEQAIRDYLLLIHPFITNQACCQFLHIPSRHVANRILNSMNLCSQGSTKGRHYYLPKNG comes from the coding sequence TTGATTGTCAAAAAAAGATCTGTTCCGCTTAAACTAGAAATGGATGAGGCATTGTTAAGAAGACTGGTCCATGGTCACGTAAAACGGCAGGACATTCAAACGGATGCAACCAAGAGAAGCGCTGGTTACCGCGGTGAAATGTCATTAGATTATTACCTCGACGGCCTACCCCAGACTGAATATCGGATTTTTAATGATCTTCGACTTCCTGCACGCCATGGCAGTGTCTTTCAAATCGACACATTAGTCCTCTCAAAGTTCTTTGCTCTCATTATTGAAGTCAAAAATATAGCTGGGACGCTGTTCTTCGATACATCTTTCCATCAGCTGATTAGATCATATCTAGACAAGGAAGAAGGCTTTATCGATCCACTCTCACAGGTTGAACGTCATAAGTTCGAATGGCACACATTTTTACATAATAATAACCTCACACCTTTGCCGATTGAAACGCTCGTCAGCATTAGTAACCCCAAAACCATCCTCAAAACAACACCTAACAATCAAGCTGTGTATGAAAAGGTCATTCATAATGAGCAACTGCTAAATAAAATCAATGAATTAAAAACGAAATATCACAATCCCGTTATGAGTTCTAATAGGCTAGATCAAATCAGTGAATGCTTATTGCAGGCACATCAACCGCCCGCATTTAATATCCTTGAGACTTATGGTATTGATAAAAAAGACATTAGACGTGGTGTCCAATGCCCTAATTGTGGAACCTTTGCAATGAAACGTATTGTTCGAAATTGGTATTGCCCCTTCTGTCAATCCTATTCGAAAGCAGCTCATGAACAAGCGATAAGAGACTATCTTCTTCTTATTCATCCATTTATCACCAACCAAGCGTGTTGTCAATTTCTCCATATTCCATCCCGACATGTTGCCAATAGAATTTTAAATTCAATGAATCTATGCTCTCAAGGATCAACCAAAGGTAGACATTATTATCTTCCTAAAAATGGATAA
- the corA gene encoding magnesium/cobalt transporter CorA → MIRTLIVTTNGRLETDASLTRLNDPDIDRYWVDFNQPTEAEILQLETFFHFHPLAIEDSVKTLERPKLDYYDQFFFIATHAIEKGHLDKHEIDMFLGDNFIVTFHKKATTEINNVWQRIENTADREQRWDEYYIVYEILDKMVDNYFPLLYEIEDHLNKIDENTDEEPMQVLMEQLFDTRKDLLNIRQTINPMRDLLYRMLNSTHLPGVHERREYFADIHDHLLKLTDMIQSNREMTADIRDSHLSVNSFQQNRTMMVLTVITVIFSPLTFIAGVYGMNFQYMPELTWDYGYFIILGLMLIVGAGLFIWFRKKGWFD, encoded by the coding sequence ATGATACGAACACTGATTGTAACAACTAACGGACGTTTGGAAACAGACGCTTCCCTAACGCGCTTAAATGACCCAGATATTGACCGTTATTGGGTCGATTTTAATCAGCCAACTGAAGCGGAAATCTTGCAGTTGGAGACCTTCTTTCATTTTCACCCATTGGCCATTGAAGACAGTGTTAAAACCCTTGAACGTCCAAAATTAGATTATTATGATCAATTTTTTTTCATTGCTACCCATGCTATTGAGAAGGGTCATTTAGACAAGCACGAAATTGATATGTTTTTAGGCGACAATTTTATTGTTACCTTTCATAAAAAGGCAACAACAGAAATCAACAATGTATGGCAGCGGATTGAGAATACGGCAGACAGAGAACAGAGATGGGATGAGTACTATATTGTCTATGAAATTCTGGATAAAATGGTCGATAATTATTTTCCATTACTGTATGAAATCGAAGACCACTTAAATAAAATTGACGAAAACACGGATGAGGAACCGATGCAAGTATTAATGGAACAATTATTTGATACGAGGAAGGATTTATTGAATATTCGACAGACCATCAATCCCATGCGTGACTTACTATACCGGATGTTAAATTCAACCCATTTGCCAGGGGTCCACGAACGGCGAGAGTATTTTGCCGATATCCACGACCACCTTTTAAAACTAACGGACATGATCCAATCCAACCGGGAAATGACCGCAGATATCCGTGATAGCCATCTTTCAGTCAACTCTTTTCAGCAAAACCGGACAATGATGGTATTGACCGTGATTACCGTTATTTTCAGTCCACTAACCTTTATTGCCGGTGTTTACGGTATGAATTTTCAATATATGCCCGAACTTACATGGGATTATGGCTACTTTATCATTCTTGGACTGATGCTTATAGTCGGGGCCGGTTTGTTCATTTGGTTCCGGAAGAAAGGTTGGTTTGACTAA
- a CDS encoding MFS transporter, translating into MSANTKQAPLWTKSFFMLIFANWFVFMGFQMLIPTFPPYIQSLGASSLEIGLVTTLFSVGAVFARPFIGYLLSFNKRRPMVLLGVATLLVLTILYPVTQIIFIFLLFRLVHGLAWGWTSTSNGTAAVDLVPNSRIGEGMGYYGLSVTLSLAIAPSLGIYVYQQFNFNWVIVISTLLCVTSFILMSRVRFQTPEAIKQTERKDVHFSYFGSLIEKRSWYPALITLLTTFAYGSIVTYIVIFAQERGLEHIFLFYLFNATFASVSRPFSGKWFDRHGPKAMVSVCAIFAFAALWVLSFATSDIYIIIAGILFGIGYGSMLPSLQAWILSKTTTERRGVANGMYFSCIDGGIGLSAIVFGFISTFVSYGALFQIASFCFVAVSLLTVLAKSDNKQGQKPNHTKKVAANE; encoded by the coding sequence ATGTCAGCTAACACAAAGCAAGCCCCACTTTGGACGAAATCATTTTTTATGCTAATATTTGCAAACTGGTTTGTGTTCATGGGATTCCAAATGTTAATCCCAACATTTCCGCCTTATATTCAATCTTTAGGCGCATCGAGTCTAGAAATTGGCCTAGTCACGACGCTTTTCTCAGTTGGTGCTGTGTTTGCCCGCCCATTTATCGGCTATCTGTTGTCATTTAATAAAAGACGACCAATGGTCTTACTGGGTGTAGCGACGCTTTTGGTGCTAACCATCCTTTATCCTGTGACTCAAATCATTTTTATCTTTCTTTTGTTTCGTCTCGTTCATGGTTTGGCATGGGGATGGACGTCAACATCGAACGGAACCGCCGCAGTTGACCTTGTTCCGAATTCTAGGATCGGTGAAGGCATGGGTTATTATGGATTATCAGTAACCTTATCCTTAGCAATTGCCCCGAGTTTGGGGATTTATGTGTATCAACAGTTTAATTTTAACTGGGTGATTGTCATATCGACGCTTCTCTGTGTAACGTCATTCATTCTCATGTCGCGCGTTCGTTTTCAAACACCTGAGGCCATTAAACAAACAGAGCGTAAGGATGTTCATTTCTCCTACTTTGGATCTTTAATAGAAAAAAGAAGTTGGTACCCAGCGTTGATCACCTTACTAACGACATTTGCTTATGGATCTATTGTTACGTATATTGTGATTTTTGCCCAAGAGCGTGGTCTCGAGCATATTTTTCTTTTCTATTTGTTTAACGCGACATTTGCATCAGTGTCTCGGCCATTCTCTGGAAAATGGTTTGACCGCCATGGACCAAAAGCGATGGTTTCCGTGTGTGCCATCTTTGCATTCGCGGCTCTGTGGGTACTGTCGTTCGCAACATCAGATATTTACATCATTATTGCCGGCATATTATTCGGGATTGGTTATGGATCCATGCTGCCTTCATTGCAAGCGTGGATTTTGTCCAAAACAACAACCGAACGTCGCGGTGTCGCCAACGGAATGTACTTCTCGTGCATTGATGGCGGTATTGGTTTGAGCGCGATTGTGTTCGGCTTTATTTCAACGTTTGTGTCTTACGGCGCTCTTTTTCAGATTGCGAGCTTTTGCTTTGTTGCGGTTTCATTATTGACGGTATTGGCTAAATCAGACAATAAGCAGGGTCAAAAACCGAATCACACAAAAAAAGTTGCAGCCAATGAATAG
- a CDS encoding SulP family inorganic anion transporter: protein MNLATIKQQWFSNIRGDVLAGMTVALALIPEAIAFSIIAGVDPMVGLYASFCIAVVIAFTGGRPGMISGATGAMALLMVTLVADHGLEYLFAATILTGIIQLIMGALKLGRLITFLPQTVIIGFVNALAILIFMAQLPHFEGQSWMMYAMVAGTLAIIYLLPRLTTAVPAPLIAIIIMTIITISFGLELKTVGDMGNITQSLPTFHLPNIDVSFHTFMTVLPYSITLAIIGMTETLLTSTIVDEMTETKSDKNREIKGQGIANVATGFFGGMAGCAMIGQSVINVKSGGNGRLSALVAGVFLLFLIMILGDVVTQIPMAALVGVMFMVSIGTFDWQSLRDLWRMPRSDALVMILTVAVVVSTHDLSKGVIAGVIVSALIFGWKMAKIKATNSYQDDVKVYTISGQLFFGTMSHFIDLFEVKADPEVVTIDFSHSHVWDHSAVTAIAKVIAKYQKAGKTVHIIGLNEESQSIVNQIGLSSTGH from the coding sequence TTGAATCTAGCAACAATTAAACAACAATGGTTTTCCAATATTCGCGGGGATGTCTTAGCTGGAATGACCGTGGCACTTGCTCTGATTCCCGAGGCCATTGCCTTCTCGATCATCGCCGGTGTTGACCCGATGGTAGGACTCTATGCATCTTTCTGTATCGCCGTTGTCATTGCCTTCACGGGCGGACGTCCGGGTATGATTTCAGGTGCCACGGGAGCAATGGCTTTGTTAATGGTCACACTTGTCGCCGATCACGGTCTTGAATATTTATTCGCAGCCACCATTTTAACCGGCATTATTCAATTGATTATGGGTGCGTTAAAACTCGGCCGTCTTATTACTTTTCTACCACAAACGGTCATTATTGGATTTGTCAATGCCTTAGCGATTCTGATTTTCATGGCCCAGCTGCCACATTTTGAAGGACAATCCTGGATGATGTACGCCATGGTTGCAGGAACCTTAGCAATTATTTACTTGTTACCTCGACTCACAACAGCCGTTCCCGCGCCATTGATTGCCATCATCATTATGACGATCATTACCATTTCATTTGGCCTTGAATTAAAAACCGTCGGTGATATGGGCAACATAACGCAGTCCCTTCCAACTTTTCATTTGCCTAACATTGATGTATCATTTCACACTTTCATGACCGTTTTACCTTATTCAATTACTTTGGCCATCATTGGTATGACTGAGACCCTACTCACGTCAACCATCGTTGATGAAATGACCGAAACCAAGAGTGATAAAAATCGAGAAATAAAAGGACAAGGCATCGCTAATGTTGCGACTGGATTTTTCGGCGGTATGGCTGGTTGTGCCATGATTGGACAATCCGTCATTAATGTTAAATCAGGCGGCAACGGACGACTGTCAGCTTTGGTGGCCGGTGTCTTCTTACTATTTCTGATTATGATCCTTGGTGATGTTGTGACACAAATTCCGATGGCTGCGCTTGTCGGTGTGATGTTCATGGTGTCCATTGGCACATTTGACTGGCAGTCCTTACGTGACTTGTGGAGAATGCCGCGCTCAGATGCATTGGTTATGATTCTGACCGTCGCCGTTGTTGTCTCCACTCACGATCTATCTAAAGGTGTCATTGCCGGTGTGATTGTAAGTGCCTTGATTTTCGGTTGGAAAATGGCCAAGATCAAAGCAACAAACAGCTACCAAGACGACGTTAAAGTCTACACGATATCTGGACAGCTGTTTTTTGGCACAATGAGTCACTTTATTGATTTATTTGAAGTTAAAGCAGATCCTGAAGTGGTCACCATTGACTTCAGCCATTCCCATGTCTGGGATCACTCAGCCGTCACGGCGATTGCCAAAGTCATTGCTAAATACCAAAAAGCCGGAAAAACCGTCCATATCATTGGTCTTAACGAAGAAAGTCAATCGATTGTGAATCAAATTGGCCTCTCGTCGACGGGTCACTAA
- a CDS encoding YwaF family protein, with product MSEWFYNPQVEFDMFGSAHIVTIGTVALLVIAFYLFRKKLLPYREGIRITIGWAMIGTRLALDIWYLATGQWHYEFALPLELCSISLILGGIMLLTKNRVLFEIIYFIAIGGAIQAVMTPFLNYGFPQFRYMQFFFAHLLVLIAPLIMTWLYQYKITWQSLLKSFIAVNGIALVNFVIDAWLNVNYMYLAGKPDSSSMLDILGPYPYYILSLEAVALLIFSLLYLPFGLVSIWQKNQRSSAGNR from the coding sequence ATGTCGGAATGGTTTTATAATCCACAGGTTGAATTTGATATGTTTGGTTCCGCTCATATAGTAACCATCGGGACGGTTGCGTTACTCGTTATTGCGTTTTACTTATTTCGAAAAAAGCTATTACCCTATCGTGAGGGCATCCGCATCACCATTGGCTGGGCAATGATTGGTACCCGGTTGGCCCTGGACATCTGGTATTTGGCAACGGGTCAATGGCATTACGAGTTTGCCTTGCCGCTTGAGCTCTGTAGTATTTCCTTGATATTGGGCGGTATTATGTTGTTGACTAAGAACAGGGTATTATTTGAAATCATCTATTTTATTGCTATTGGTGGGGCTATTCAGGCAGTCATGACACCTTTTTTAAATTATGGATTTCCACAATTTCGTTATATGCAATTTTTCTTCGCCCATTTATTGGTGTTGATAGCACCACTTATTATGACCTGGCTGTACCAATATAAGATCACATGGCAATCACTATTGAAGTCTTTTATCGCAGTGAATGGCATTGCGCTTGTTAATTTTGTCATCGATGCCTGGTTGAATGTTAATTATATGTATTTGGCAGGGAAACCTGATTCATCTAGTATGTTGGATATTCTTGGGCCTTATCCTTATTATATTTTGTCTTTGGAGGCCGTGGCTTTATTGATCTTCAGTTTGTTGTATTTGCCGTTTGGGTTGGTATCTATATGGCAAAAAAACCAGCGGTCTTCCGCTGGTAATCGTTAA
- the rsgA gene encoding ribosome small subunit-dependent GTPase A: MFVLNLNKLGWHTDFEEAFTGYRKEGLTVGRVALEHKGSYQVFAEYGSLRAEISGKYHYQAETREDFPAVGDWVVISLRPEMNQAMIHAVLSRKSKFSRKSAGVKSDEQIVAANVDTVFLVMALNHDFNIRRIERYLVMAWESGANPVIILSKADLCDDTDEKVSDVESVALGVPIHVISVVDETGFDGLTQYLDEGQTIALLGSSGVGKSTLINHLYGEAVQHVQDTRLGDDKGRHTTTHREMILLPSGGVLIDTPGMRELQLWDSIDGIDHSFSDIEALARECKFNDCRHDSEPGCAVKAAIKDGQLDQGRYDSYVKLQRELAFLQRKNDKKAQLEEKKKWKKIAGDRTRFHRR, from the coding sequence ATGTTTGTATTGAATTTGAATAAATTAGGATGGCATACAGATTTTGAAGAGGCATTTACAGGTTATAGAAAAGAAGGTTTAACCGTCGGACGGGTTGCCTTGGAGCATAAAGGAAGTTACCAAGTTTTTGCCGAATATGGCTCGTTACGGGCTGAAATTTCAGGGAAGTACCACTATCAAGCTGAGACGCGGGAGGATTTCCCGGCTGTCGGTGATTGGGTGGTGATTTCGCTAAGGCCTGAAATGAATCAAGCCATGATCCACGCTGTTCTTTCGAGGAAGAGTAAGTTTTCAAGAAAGTCGGCGGGTGTGAAGAGTGATGAGCAAATTGTCGCAGCGAACGTTGATACGGTCTTTCTCGTCATGGCTTTAAACCATGATTTTAATATTCGCAGAATCGAGCGTTATCTTGTCATGGCATGGGAAAGTGGCGCCAATCCTGTGATCATTCTAAGTAAAGCAGATCTTTGTGACGATACAGATGAAAAAGTCAGCGACGTTGAGTCAGTGGCGTTGGGTGTCCCGATTCATGTCATCAGTGTGGTGGATGAAACAGGCTTCGATGGACTAACTCAATACTTGGATGAAGGGCAAACCATCGCTTTATTAGGTTCTTCAGGTGTTGGAAAATCAACATTGATTAATCATCTTTACGGTGAAGCTGTTCAACATGTACAGGATACCCGCCTAGGGGACGATAAAGGTCGACATACAACGACCCATCGGGAAATGATCCTTTTGCCAAGTGGAGGGGTTCTCATTGACACACCCGGCATGCGTGAACTGCAATTGTGGGATTCAATAGATGGTATTGATCACAGTTTTTCTGATATAGAAGCGCTCGCACGTGAATGCAAGTTCAATGATTGCCGCCACGACTCGGAGCCTGGCTGTGCGGTGAAAGCAGCGATTAAGGATGGTCAATTGGATCAAGGACGTTATGACAGTTATGTAAAATTACAAAGGGAACTTGCCTTTTTACAGAGAAAGAATGATAAGAAAGCGCAATTAGAAGAAAAGAAAAAGTGGAAGAAGATCGCCGGTGACCGGACGAGGTTCCATCGAAGATAA